Proteins encoded together in one Pontiella desulfatans window:
- the kdsA gene encoding 3-deoxy-8-phosphooctulonate synthase: protein MTKTINVNGVKFGGKNPLAMIAGPCVIESREGCMAIADKLVKLSKKQNIPFVFKASYDKANRTSIHSYRGPGIEQGLEILAEIREKYNVPVLTDVHSVEEIKIASKVVDIIQLPAFLIRQTDIVVAAGESGAVVNVKKAQFAAPWDMANVVKKIESTGNTKIMLTERGASFGYNTLVADMRSLIIMGEMGYPVIFDATHSVQSPGGQGDTSGGDGRYAPYLAKAAAAVGVDGMFIETHPNPAEALSDGPNMIPTKDLPKLWKKLDAIDRIR from the coding sequence ATGACTAAGACAATAAACGTTAATGGGGTGAAGTTTGGTGGCAAGAATCCGCTGGCGATGATTGCGGGGCCCTGCGTGATCGAAAGCCGCGAGGGCTGCATGGCGATTGCCGACAAGCTCGTGAAGCTATCGAAGAAGCAGAACATCCCCTTCGTCTTCAAGGCTTCGTACGACAAGGCGAACCGCACCTCGATCCATTCCTACCGCGGCCCCGGCATCGAACAGGGTCTCGAAATCCTCGCCGAGATCCGGGAAAAATACAACGTGCCGGTACTGACCGACGTGCATAGCGTCGAGGAGATCAAGATAGCCTCGAAGGTGGTCGACATTATCCAGCTGCCCGCGTTCCTGATCCGCCAAACCGACATCGTGGTGGCGGCGGGTGAAAGCGGCGCGGTGGTGAACGTGAAGAAGGCGCAGTTTGCCGCCCCGTGGGACATGGCCAACGTCGTGAAAAAAATCGAATCGACCGGCAACACAAAAATCATGCTGACGGAACGCGGTGCATCGTTCGGCTACAACACCCTCGTGGCCGACATGCGCAGCCTGATCATCATGGGCGAGATGGGCTATCCGGTCATCTTCGATGCCACCCACTCGGTGCAGTCGCCCGGCGGCCAAGGCGACACCTCCGGCGGCGACGGGCGCTATGCGCCCTACCTCGCGAAGGCGGCTGCGGCAGTGGGCGTGGACGGCATGTTCATCGAAACCCACCCGAATCCGGCGGAAGCCCTCTCCGACGGCCCCAACATGATTCCGACGAAGGACTTGCCGAAGCTTTGGAAAAAGCTGGATGCGATTGATCGGATTCGGTAG
- the tnpA gene encoding IS200/IS605 family transposase, whose amino-acid sequence MSTYTQILYHIVFATKNREPVLRKNHRADLYTYIGDIVQKRDGHLCCIGGAEDHVHILCSLHPALALADLVKEIKTASSSWIKSENVFPDFRYWQSGYGAFTCSPETKERIAEYILNQEQHHATESSADELKRLLAETGVEYDVEYFE is encoded by the coding sequence ATGTCAACGTATACACAGATCCTGTACCACATCGTCTTTGCCACGAAAAACCGCGAACCGGTTTTACGGAAAAACCATCGCGCCGATCTCTATACCTATATTGGGGACATCGTGCAGAAACGGGATGGCCACCTTTGTTGCATCGGTGGCGCGGAGGATCATGTGCACATCCTATGCTCCCTTCACCCAGCGCTCGCCTTGGCGGACCTTGTGAAGGAAATCAAAACGGCGTCTTCGAGCTGGATCAAATCGGAAAACGTCTTCCCCGACTTCCGTTATTGGCAAAGCGGCTATGGCGCATTCACCTGTTCTCCCGAAACGAAGGAACGGATCGCTGAATACATCTTGAACCAGGAACAACACCATGCCACGGAATCCTCGGCGGACGAACTGAAACGATTGCTCGCCGAAACCGGCGTGGAATATGATGTGGAATATTTTGAATGA
- the kdsB gene encoding 3-deoxy-manno-octulosonate cytidylyltransferase, translated as MQPTLTKVHPISNHRLLLTYDNGEEREFDVAPYLDTGIFKELKDDTLFNSARVSFDTIEWNNGADLCPEVLYDESVPAGNHGRMVAESSPTYIAKDRKMKIVGVIPSRWGSTRFPGKSLAMISGKPMVQWVVERVKQAQKLDAVIVATDDERIADCVNGLNMDGVTVAMTRPDHPSGTDRIAEAVQDMDIDAVINVQGDEPLIDPALIDDLADVISSGEWDMATAATPIDNEDQIEDPSVVKAVFNRHGQALYFSRSSIPHIRDVTGEPEPGIYWRHIGIYAYRRDYLLKLVAEPPCALENLEKLEQLRALDMGCRMKVIQTQDFGIGVDTPEDVVKAEVLLNNL; from the coding sequence GTGCAACCCACCCTTACCAAAGTCCATCCCATCTCGAACCACCGATTATTGCTCACCTACGATAATGGTGAAGAGCGCGAGTTCGATGTCGCCCCCTATCTAGATACCGGGATTTTCAAGGAATTAAAGGATGACACCCTTTTCAATAGCGCGCGGGTCAGCTTCGACACCATCGAATGGAACAACGGGGCCGACCTATGCCCGGAAGTGCTCTATGACGAGAGTGTTCCGGCCGGAAACCATGGACGAATGGTCGCCGAGAGCTCTCCGACATACATTGCCAAAGATAGAAAAATGAAAATAGTTGGCGTAATTCCGTCGCGGTGGGGCTCGACGCGGTTTCCGGGCAAGAGTCTGGCGATGATTTCGGGCAAGCCGATGGTGCAATGGGTGGTGGAGCGCGTGAAGCAGGCGCAGAAGCTGGATGCCGTGATTGTGGCGACGGACGATGAACGGATTGCCGATTGCGTGAACGGCCTGAACATGGATGGCGTGACCGTGGCCATGACGCGCCCCGACCATCCATCGGGCACCGACCGCATTGCGGAGGCGGTGCAGGACATGGATATCGATGCGGTGATCAATGTGCAGGGCGACGAGCCGCTGATCGACCCGGCGTTGATCGATGACTTGGCCGATGTCATCTCGAGCGGCGAATGGGACATGGCGACCGCCGCCACACCGATCGACAACGAAGACCAGATCGAGGATCCCTCCGTGGTGAAGGCGGTCTTCAACCGCCATGGGCAGGCCCTCTATTTTTCGCGCTCCTCCATCCCCCACATCCGCGATGTAACCGGAGAGCCGGAACCAGGCATCTATTGGCGGCACATCGGCATCTACGCCTACCGCCGCGACTACCTGCTCAAGCTGGTGGCCGAGCCCCCCTGCGCGCTGGAAAACCTCGAAAAGCTCGAACAGTTGCGCGCCCTCGACATGGGGTGCCGCATGAAGGTGATCCAAACGCAGGATTTCGGCATTGGCGTCGATACCCCGGAAGACGTGGTAAAGGCCGAGGTGCTTTTGAACAACCTGTAG
- the rfaE1 gene encoding D-glycero-beta-D-manno-heptose-7-phosphate kinase, which translates to MKITIQRAKDLLCCAQKKRILVVGDLMMDRFVYGSVSRISPEAPVPVVHVSHEKAMPGGACNVASNLLALGGKAAMAGVVGHDAVGAELKSQLTESGVSLHAVIDTENHPTCVKTRIVAERQQVVRVDREEYLRISEEEMARFCKLIKEEMAKADGAIIEDYGKGSVQQQVVDTVLAAAEQSGIPVGYDPKDDHILKMEGVSVVTPNRKEAFGSAGISEGKPCDNPLVDTALLEVGRILDEKWKARHTLITLGPHGMLLLNQGDEPKHIPTRAREVFDVSGAGDTVIATYVLALACGATYLEAAELSNFAAGVVVGKLGTATCSQKELIDYMTTHTEEL; encoded by the coding sequence ATGAAGATAACCATTCAACGCGCAAAGGACTTGCTTTGCTGCGCACAAAAAAAACGGATCCTGGTGGTGGGCGATCTCATGATGGATCGCTTTGTTTATGGATCCGTCTCACGGATTTCCCCCGAAGCCCCGGTGCCCGTCGTGCATGTCTCCCACGAAAAGGCCATGCCCGGCGGTGCCTGCAACGTCGCCTCCAACCTGCTCGCCCTCGGCGGCAAGGCCGCCATGGCCGGCGTGGTTGGCCACGACGCGGTTGGCGCCGAGTTGAAAAGCCAGCTCACCGAATCCGGCGTATCGCTCCACGCCGTCATCGACACCGAAAACCACCCCACCTGCGTCAAAACCCGCATCGTCGCCGAGCGCCAGCAGGTTGTGCGCGTCGATCGCGAGGAATACCTCCGTATTTCCGAGGAAGAGATGGCCCGCTTCTGCAAACTGATCAAAGAGGAAATGGCCAAGGCCGATGGTGCGATCATCGAAGACTACGGCAAAGGCTCCGTCCAGCAGCAGGTCGTCGATACCGTACTCGCTGCCGCCGAACAATCAGGCATCCCCGTTGGCTACGACCCCAAGGACGACCACATCCTGAAAATGGAAGGCGTCTCCGTCGTTACCCCCAACCGCAAGGAAGCCTTCGGCTCCGCCGGAATCAGCGAAGGCAAGCCCTGCGACAACCCGCTCGTAGACACCGCCCTGCTCGAAGTTGGCCGCATCCTCGACGAAAAATGGAAAGCGCGCCACACCCTCATCACCCTCGGGCCGCACGGCATGCTCCTGCTCAATCAGGGCGACGAACCAAAGCACATTCCCACCCGCGCCCGCGAGGTGTTCGATGTCAGCGGCGCCGGCGACACCGTCATCGCCACCTATGTCCTCGCCCTCGCCTGCGGTGCCACCTATCTCGAAGCCGCCGAGCTCTCCAACTTTGCCGCCGGCGTCGTCGTCGGCAAACTCGGCACCGCCACCTGCTCCCAAAAAGAGCTCATCGACTACATGACCACCCATACGGAAGAGTTGTAA
- a CDS encoding DUF3108 domain-containing protein: MLKYGRRGDRANKTAPHTRMRPTALGFMFTLAVALSSCAPSALGKTANFANCFIPGEVTEYKVSWMGIPLAWSKSSTETITENGRELIRIRMVSQTYKAYTHIYKVDDVTEVIVDPETALPLRLDLVLNEGSRQKSHLTLFDHANKTATFHDRIAGTTHVVAIESRTQDILSFIYSIRNDNLEILAENVHTVFVDGKIHEMGLAIRKDGQIKLPDYGKIDCSQVEPIAEFDALFLREGKIFFWISKQNRRMVTCVHAKVAVGKISVKLQQVSGPGNDFWVRRKE, from the coding sequence ATGTTGAAGTATGGGAGAAGAGGCGACCGGGCGAACAAGACCGCCCCGCATACCCGTATGCGTCCAACCGCTCTGGGATTCATGTTCACCCTGGCCGTTGCCTTGTCTTCCTGCGCGCCAAGCGCCCTTGGAAAGACCGCCAACTTCGCCAACTGCTTCATCCCCGGCGAAGTAACGGAATACAAGGTTTCCTGGATGGGCATCCCGCTGGCCTGGTCAAAATCATCCACGGAAACCATCACCGAAAACGGACGGGAGCTGATCCGCATCCGGATGGTCTCGCAAACCTATAAAGCCTATACGCACATCTACAAGGTGGATGATGTAACCGAAGTGATCGTTGACCCTGAAACCGCACTCCCGTTGCGCCTAGACCTCGTCCTCAACGAAGGTAGCCGTCAAAAAAGCCACCTGACCCTGTTCGACCATGCCAACAAAACGGCTACCTTCCACGACCGGATTGCCGGAACGACCCATGTTGTGGCCATCGAAAGCCGGACACAGGATATCCTCTCGTTCATCTATTCCATCCGCAACGACAACCTCGAGATCCTGGCCGAAAACGTTCACACGGTCTTTGTTGATGGAAAGATCCATGAAATGGGCCTGGCCATCCGCAAGGATGGGCAGATCAAACTTCCAGACTATGGAAAAATCGACTGCAGCCAGGTTGAACCCATTGCCGAATTCGATGCCCTGTTCCTGCGGGAGGGGAAAATCTTCTTTTGGATTTCAAAGCAAAACCGCCGTATGGTTACATGTGTCCATGCCAAGGTAGCCGTCGGGAAAATCAGCGTCAAACTGCAGCAGGTTTCGGGGCCCGGCAACGATTTCTGGGTGAGGAGAAAAGAATAA
- a CDS encoding deoxycytidylate deaminase, with protein sequence MTQEPTKRPDWDEYFMDIAHVVSKRGNCCRRKVAALIVRDRRIISTGYNGTPRGIDNCYEGGCPRCASDAPSGKSLGECICAHAEENAIVQAAYHGISVKDGSLYCTLSPCLMCTKMIINAGIKEVVYETEYHFTLQARDLFAAAGVLCRQFKRKQEPC encoded by the coding sequence ATGACTCAGGAACCAACCAAACGTCCGGACTGGGACGAATATTTCATGGATATCGCACATGTGGTCTCCAAGCGGGGGAACTGCTGCCGGCGCAAGGTGGCGGCGCTGATCGTGCGCGACCGGCGGATTATTTCCACCGGCTACAACGGCACGCCGCGCGGCATCGACAACTGCTACGAGGGGGGCTGCCCGCGTTGCGCGTCCGACGCCCCCTCGGGCAAGAGCCTCGGGGAATGCATCTGCGCCCATGCTGAGGAAAACGCCATTGTCCAGGCGGCCTACCATGGCATCAGCGTGAAAGATGGTTCGCTCTATTGCACATTGAGCCCGTGCCTGATGTGCACCAAGATGATCATCAATGCCGGCATCAAGGAAGTGGTCTACGAAACCGAATACCACTTCACCCTGCAGGCGCGCGACCTCTTCGCCGCCGCCGGCGTCCTTTGCCGACAGTTCAAACGGAAGCAGGAACCATGTTGA
- a CDS encoding peptidase — protein sequence MTDDLKIIFIFVDGVGLGSDDPAINPLRDPRYPDLAKLLDSAIPLDANLGVEGKPQSATGQAALLTGVNAAKAMGRHIEGFPPPTLKKLIEHENLFGKLRKMGKKPTFANSYWIDDPHKIPLRRQSVTTVMTLSALGGVRHKEELLTGMAVNHDITRWTMHTRGYDGELVSPETAAGHLLAVAEEHDFTLFEYFLTDRAGHSGNPELVGQCLETLERFLPKVASFAAQPDHLFLLSSDHGNIEDLSTFTHTRNPVPLIALGAGAERFRNLESITDVTPAILERFMEP from the coding sequence ATGACCGATGATTTGAAGATCATATTCATTTTCGTGGACGGGGTCGGGCTGGGTTCCGATGATCCGGCCATCAATCCCTTGCGCGACCCGCGCTATCCGGATCTCGCAAAACTCCTGGATTCCGCCATTCCGCTCGATGCAAACCTTGGCGTTGAAGGCAAACCCCAAAGCGCCACGGGGCAGGCCGCGTTGCTGACCGGCGTGAATGCGGCCAAGGCCATGGGCCGGCACATCGAAGGCTTCCCACCGCCGACCTTGAAAAAACTGATCGAGCACGAAAACCTGTTTGGCAAGCTTCGGAAGATGGGAAAAAAACCCACCTTTGCCAATTCCTACTGGATCGACGATCCTCACAAGATTCCGTTGCGCCGTCAGTCCGTTACCACCGTCATGACGCTTTCGGCACTTGGAGGAGTACGGCATAAGGAAGAATTACTCACGGGCATGGCCGTTAACCACGACATCACGCGATGGACCATGCACACACGCGGCTACGATGGAGAACTGGTCTCGCCGGAAACCGCGGCCGGCCATCTACTGGCCGTGGCAGAGGAACACGACTTTACCCTCTTCGAATATTTCCTGACCGACCGTGCCGGTCATTCAGGCAACCCGGAACTGGTCGGCCAATGCCTTGAAACGCTCGAACGTTTCCTGCCCAAGGTGGCGTCTTTCGCCGCACAACCAGACCACCTGTTTCTCCTATCAAGCGACCACGGGAACATTGAAGACCTCTCCACTTTCACCCACACCCGCAATCCCGTCCCGCTCATCGCCTTGGGAGCAGGTGCGGAACGCTTCCGAAACCTGGAAAGCATCACCGACGTCACCCCGGCCATCCTTGAACGGTTCATGGAACCATGA
- a CDS encoding epoxyqueuosine reductase gives MNFGNFQEWLQETSMRGGAHSAACIRMDNPLLRQRIEENNALMARWLEAGLHGEMDYLERMFPEKADPWKTFPFAKSVIVLAFTNRWGDPEAKHPFPAPADDALLGYISAYAKEVDYHSTGQAMLAELKALLGGGGEAEAAVDTKAVYERLFATVGGLGIIGGNDLLRVPDRTNVRVFIGCLFIDAELPEVIHETRMPFTCDDCLACIKKCPTNAIESGKPIDARKCISYLTIEKRSVLNREESEMIGDWLFGCDDCTKVCPPRDKIDTRIPVDLEWLLKTPAGALRRLLKGNAVSYAGVTQLRKNAVVVLKKRKTPRARELLDWVEKNSGSKLVLDQLAAR, from the coding sequence ATGAATTTTGGAAACTTTCAGGAGTGGTTGCAGGAAACGTCGATGCGGGGCGGGGCCCATTCGGCGGCTTGTATCCGTATGGACAACCCGTTGCTCAGGCAACGGATTGAGGAAAACAATGCTCTGATGGCCCGTTGGCTGGAAGCCGGGCTACACGGGGAGATGGACTATCTCGAGCGCATGTTTCCGGAAAAGGCAGATCCGTGGAAAACCTTCCCGTTCGCCAAGTCGGTGATTGTGCTGGCCTTCACCAACCGGTGGGGCGACCCGGAGGCCAAACACCCGTTTCCTGCGCCGGCCGACGATGCCCTGCTGGGCTACATCTCGGCCTATGCCAAGGAGGTCGACTACCATTCGACCGGTCAGGCGATGCTGGCCGAGCTGAAAGCGTTGCTGGGCGGGGGGGGCGAGGCCGAGGCGGCGGTGGACACCAAGGCGGTCTATGAGCGGTTGTTTGCGACCGTTGGCGGCTTGGGGATCATCGGCGGCAACGATTTGCTGCGGGTGCCCGACCGTACCAATGTCCGCGTATTCATCGGCTGCCTGTTTATCGATGCCGAACTACCGGAGGTGATCCACGAAACCCGCATGCCGTTCACGTGCGATGACTGCCTGGCCTGCATTAAGAAATGCCCGACCAACGCCATTGAATCTGGAAAGCCCATCGATGCGCGCAAGTGCATCAGCTATCTCACAATTGAGAAGCGAAGCGTCTTGAATCGCGAAGAAAGCGAAATGATCGGCGACTGGCTGTTTGGTTGCGATGATTGCACGAAGGTCTGTCCACCCCGCGACAAGATCGATACCCGCATCCCGGTCGATCTCGAATGGTTGCTGAAAACCCCGGCCGGGGCGTTGCGTAGATTGCTCAAAGGCAATGCGGTTTCCTATGCCGGTGTGACGCAGTTGCGCAAAAATGCCGTGGTGGTGCTAAAGAAGAGGAAGACGCCTCGCGCCCGGGAGCTGCTCGATTGGGTGGAAAAGAATTCGGGCAGCAAACTGGTCCTTGACCAGCTTGCCGCCCGATGA
- a CDS encoding polyprenyl synthetase family protein, translating to MNIANYLKQKQAIIETALNDCLPPASTRPALLHEAMRYSVLNGGKRIRPILCMAAAEPFRVPSQTVISAAIAVELFHCSTLVHDDLPCMDDDDLRRGMPTCHIKFGEANAVLAGDALMIHAFQMLAETGQSRLSLELAKAAGSLGVIAGQVEDLAAEGRAPNASLIDFIHMNKTAVLIRAAVRMGAIAGGAKEDELENLSSFGEKTGMVFQIIDDILDETSSDEVLGKPTGSDLELHKMTYPAVHGMKAAHAEVKKLTREAIAALDMLRRETSALRAIAEYLMDREF from the coding sequence ATGAACATCGCAAACTACCTCAAGCAAAAACAGGCCATCATTGAGACGGCCCTGAATGACTGCCTTCCCCCCGCAAGCACCCGGCCGGCCCTGCTGCACGAAGCCATGCGCTACAGCGTACTCAACGGCGGCAAGCGCATCCGCCCCATCCTTTGCATGGCCGCAGCCGAACCGTTCCGGGTTCCTTCCCAAACCGTCATTTCCGCCGCCATTGCCGTCGAACTGTTCCATTGCTCCACGCTCGTGCACGACGACCTGCCCTGCATGGACGACGACGACCTGCGCCGCGGCATGCCCACCTGCCACATCAAGTTCGGCGAAGCCAACGCCGTGCTGGCCGGCGATGCCCTGATGATCCATGCCTTCCAAATGCTGGCGGAAACCGGCCAGTCCAGGCTGTCGCTCGAACTGGCCAAAGCCGCCGGCTCACTGGGCGTGATTGCCGGCCAAGTGGAAGACCTCGCGGCCGAAGGCCGGGCTCCCAACGCCTCCCTGATCGATTTCATTCACATGAACAAAACCGCCGTCCTCATCCGCGCGGCCGTTCGCATGGGCGCCATCGCCGGAGGAGCCAAGGAAGACGAGCTGGAAAACCTCAGCAGCTTTGGTGAAAAAACCGGCATGGTCTTCCAAATCATCGACGACATCCTGGACGAAACCTCATCCGACGAAGTGCTGGGAAAACCCACGGGGTCCGACCTGGAGCTCCATAAAATGACCTACCCCGCCGTGCATGGAATGAAGGCCGCACACGCCGAAGTGAAAAAACTCACCCGCGAGGCCATCGCTGCGCTCGACATGCTGCGGCGCGAAACCTCCGCCCTGCGCGCCATTGCCGAATACCTGATGGATCGGGAATTCTAG
- a CDS encoding FmdB family zinc ribbon protein codes for MPIFEYQCKKCGTRYEALVPTADAKAACESCGSRQVEKQLSTFSATTAAPTASPCAEMGCGKAGTGCAGSCPVGG; via the coding sequence ATGCCGATATTCGAATACCAATGCAAAAAATGCGGCACCCGCTACGAGGCGCTGGTGCCAACCGCCGATGCCAAGGCCGCCTGTGAATCGTGTGGTTCCAGGCAGGTTGAAAAACAGCTCTCCACCTTCAGCGCCACCACAGCCGCGCCCACCGCCTCGCCCTGCGCCGAAATGGGATGCGGCAAAGCCGGCACCGGCTGCGCCGGCAGCTGCCCGGTTGGTGGTTAG
- a CDS encoding PulJ/GspJ family protein encodes MANANNRSGFTLMELVVSISILALMALMLAHIFSASDRAVNQGKDQAMLDDAARRLLDYVEQDIGQALIRSNVAFRVHQDDAALELDSLYFVSTGARRQLEGILRDTAPMRWKADAAGTWHHWLTIEAPYEGVDANTIDNVVRMSDYYHSAPGQKSIDFRAAHAMGGENGEITSTSIDYTQPLLGNIADHAVLTTFQIAVNGDDAWTGGSPDGLPDPDDLPRFVDVTIGLVPSTTMEKAMQLFNAATPLRGRDLVAENERVYSRRIFMPNRGVERLSY; translated from the coding sequence ATGGCGAACGCAAACAACAGGTCAGGTTTCACGCTGATGGAGCTCGTGGTTTCGATCTCGATCCTCGCGCTGATGGCCCTGATGCTCGCGCATATCTTTTCCGCCAGCGACCGCGCCGTCAACCAGGGCAAGGACCAAGCGATGCTCGACGATGCCGCGCGCCGGCTGCTCGACTATGTGGAGCAGGACATTGGCCAGGCGCTCATCCGCAGCAACGTTGCGTTCCGGGTTCATCAGGACGACGCTGCCCTCGAGCTCGATTCCCTCTATTTTGTCTCCACCGGCGCGCGCCGCCAGCTCGAAGGCATCCTGCGCGACACCGCGCCCATGCGCTGGAAGGCGGATGCCGCTGGAACCTGGCACCATTGGCTAACCATCGAAGCCCCATACGAGGGCGTGGATGCGAACACCATCGACAATGTGGTTCGCATGTCGGACTACTATCACAGCGCCCCCGGCCAGAAGTCCATCGACTTCCGCGCCGCCCACGCGATGGGGGGCGAAAACGGCGAAATCACAAGCACTTCAATCGACTACACCCAACCGCTCCTGGGCAATATTGCCGACCACGCCGTGCTTACCACGTTCCAGATTGCCGTGAACGGCGACGATGCGTGGACGGGCGGAAGCCCGGACGGGCTGCCCGACCCCGACGACTTGCCGCGCTTCGTCGATGTTACCATCGGCCTCGTGCCCTCGACCACCATGGAGAAGGCGATGCAATTGTTCAACGCGGCGACCCCCCTGCGGGGGCGCGACCTGGTTGCCGAAAACGAACGGGTCTATTCCCGCCGGATTTTCATGCCCAACCGAGGGGTTGAACGGCTTTCCTATTAA
- a CDS encoding type II secretion system protein — protein sequence MTPLQKKGGFTLIEILLALLVITIGVVAITGVLGSSLDATAKTHSDLDAVCFADLVLNYCQAADFDAIPTSGSLSLPDHEQSDVSLSLGAVAQFPGRLPRSTITFGGQAQEYTVTYRLDIVADGNVKAVTLQVWPGFSANGTSRTFYTELYNWDRL from the coding sequence ATGACCCCCCTCCAGAAGAAAGGCGGCTTCACGCTGATTGAGATCCTGCTGGCGCTCTTGGTCATTACGATCGGCGTTGTGGCCATTACGGGTGTGCTGGGCAGCTCGCTCGATGCCACCGCCAAAACCCACAGCGACCTGGACGCGGTCTGCTTTGCCGACCTGGTGCTCAACTATTGCCAGGCCGCGGACTTCGATGCCATCCCGACCAGCGGAAGCCTCAGCCTGCCCGACCACGAACAATCCGACGTGAGCCTGTCGCTGGGCGCCGTGGCACAATTCCCCGGACGCCTGCCCCGATCCACCATCACCTTCGGCGGCCAGGCGCAGGAATATACGGTGACCTACCGGCTCGACATCGTGGCCGACGGCAATGTTAAAGCGGTCACGCTCCAGGTGTGGCCGGGCTTCAGCGCCAACGGAACCTCCCGCACCTTCTATACGGAACTCTACAACTGGGACAGGCTCTGA
- a CDS encoding pilus assembly FimT family protein: MEMKEQNRASAGFTLAELLVVIAIIAIMFLVALPAVTNIAGQSKLEAAANAVHAAAKMARQHALANNQPTYLVFNDALSTADPNLQFRSFAVFTINTHRDINNVRQSDGLFLTDWEVLPEGVVFNATAKEDDDDKQNVFYVGGGSWGGGFSRNRQLKIGSQNHIALGFKPRGTQRQDWEHDIFLAEGFFTETGALVNASEQGMRIRFQSNGDSRITAVVFDDDGGYGEVAQ; this comes from the coding sequence ATGGAGATGAAGGAACAAAACAGGGCCAGTGCAGGGTTCACGCTCGCCGAGTTGCTGGTGGTGATTGCCATCATCGCGATCATGTTCCTGGTCGCCCTCCCGGCCGTCACCAACATTGCCGGACAATCCAAGCTCGAAGCCGCCGCCAACGCCGTGCATGCGGCGGCCAAGATGGCGCGCCAACACGCCCTTGCCAACAACCAGCCCACCTACCTGGTTTTCAACGATGCCCTCTCAACGGCCGACCCCAACCTGCAATTCCGTTCCTTCGCCGTCTTCACCATCAACACCCACCGCGACATCAACAACGTCCGGCAATCCGACGGCCTGTTCCTCACCGACTGGGAGGTGTTGCCGGAGGGCGTGGTGTTCAACGCCACCGCGAAAGAAGACGACGACGACAAACAAAACGTGTTTTATGTGGGCGGAGGAAGTTGGGGCGGCGGTTTTAGCCGGAACCGCCAGCTGAAAATCGGTAGCCAAAACCACATTGCCCTAGGCTTCAAACCAAGGGGGACGCAACGGCAAGACTGGGAACACGACATTTTTCTGGCGGAAGGCTTCTTCACGGAAACCGGCGCATTGGTGAATGCTTCGGAACAAGGGATGCGCATCCGTTTCCAAAGCAATGGCGACAGCCGGATTACCGCCGTCGTCTTCGACGATGACGGCGGATACGGGGAGGTTGCCCAATGA